The Plasmodium berghei ANKA genome assembly, chromosome: 5 genomic sequence ttatatatttgccTTCCtacaataaatatgtttaattaaatttattattaaaaaatatatatataataaaataaaaaacaaaaaagtaaaataatataatatgaatgaaaaaagaattaaacgatattttataaattgaaaaaagGGTTGCATAAGCAAAATGGCAACAGATGGCTGTTCTATCACAAAAATTGTTaagtatttatttttttttaattttatataaatattgttttatttatgtaatgATCAGATATAGCCTTATAACCAAtactgaaaaaaaatctaAAAGAAAAGAACAAAGAATATACACACGTgcaaaatattcataaatattgattaaatatatatgtgtgtaaaTATAGGAGatatgtattataattttacaaGGGCATATTAGTTATAAGTGGTAGCgatacaataataatatttaaaaggaaatttaaaaaaaaaataataataaaaataaaataatgatatttgTGAATAACATTTAATTTAGCTATGTAAGAACAAATCGttaaagataaaatatatataagtatatgCCACTATTTTTTTGCCTTCAtactattaatatatgctaaataaaaaatatatgtaatatagCATAAAGCAATTTTATCGTTGATATCGCGTGCAATACAACTGCAAACGGACtgagaaaatattaaaaaatataaaaagaataaaaaatatattaaaaataataaaaaatataaataatcgAATATATAGCCATTGTGtgttgtaaaaaaaaaaataaaagaatgaAATGATTACACAGTTTTAagatttataaaaattaattcgattgcatattattgaagatcatatttgttttttttgaaaaatatgaaaatatatgaaaaggGTATATACTGGATATGTAATGGAAGAAATACAgacataattttaatttgaaGAAAGAAAACACATCAAAAGAGCTATATACATATGAGCAATACGGATGtgttaataatttacaCACATTTTTCCCCATACATATTAAATTACTATTATGTTATAGGCCTTATTCTGAATGTGAAGATAAGTGAAACCTTGTTTTTATGATGTcgtaaaaaatgaaatttaaatttgacaaaatttgaattgtgttgataaaaaacaaattagtaaaaaaatgacCGTGCCAACATGAATAGCACGAGATCATGTTGTCTCTTTTGAAGATAAATAGAaggataaaataaaaaatgtataaaaaagcaaaaaaatatgaacaagatataaaaaaagcaaaaaaatatgaacaatatataaaaaacgctaaaaattattaacgAAATGCTAACCAAAATCTTCTACGCCACAACAATATTAGCGTGCATTGGTACATCGTTATGCGTATATAcgtaaaaaaaagtataaagATAAGCATACTTATacatatgtaaaaaatttcacttttttttttcagcGTCATAAGCCATGGCATTATTTATACCCTGGTTgtaatcatatttatttttgactTTCTTTTGTAATAATTGATCTTTTGATGATACACCATATTTAGctctatttattttttcttctttactttttttatttttatccatgagataattatttcttttttgaaGTTCAGCAATTCCACCAGTACTACTACCTTGGGTTTGCTTGAATTGgcttaatatttttttttttcttttcattttttttaattttctcAAAGATTTTCTTTCTTGCTTGGACATTTCATTAGACATTTTTACATGACCAGGTGCATAATTTTCTTCTGGtgcttttttatttttttctgataaaataattggAGTATTTTCCTCAATATGTAAAGTAGCTATTTTGTCATTAGCCccatttaataaaacagGTTTTGGTATAAAATAAGAATTGGATAAAGAATCTAATGAatgcataatttttttaaataaattcattaattctattttttgtaaattaatttctttattttttgatgaaccgttcatattattatttatttcgttttcatatttttttgtatattcatCAACTAAACTTAGTTTACTTTTggaaaaatttaaattattaaaatttacttcattatcattattgttattttcattatcgaatatttctaaatcttctattttttttttttcaacatcatcaaaaagaaaatttttaattctttgTTTTACTACTAGCTcaatttcttcatttaaaatattttttttatctattaAATTTCgatctttattatttaattcatcATTATCATCATCACTTTCAAAATGTTTACCTACTGttttattcaaaaatgtatcatttttatgtgTATTTACTTTAGGAATGTCTACATTTAATGCAAGTATACTGTTTTTTGGACGATCTTGTCCTGTTACTTCTCCTGTCAACGACCAATGTTTTTTCGCAACTAAttctttttctatttcttctttttctattttttctttctcaAATTCATTTGTCTCTgtatcaaaatatttattagtGTATTCGTTCATTTCTTCGAGATTTCTTTCCAGTCGTTTATCTGCATCTTCCCTCAATTTCTTTGACTTCTCACTTTTATTCTGTGCCTTCGCATGCATTTCCATATCCATATCGACACTCCCTTCTTCATCTTCTTCatcttcttcttcttcttcatcttcttcatcttcttcttcttcatcttcttcatcttcttcatcttcttcttcttcatcttcttcttcatcttcttcttcttcttcatcttcttcttcttcttcttcatcttcttcttcttcatcttcttcttcttcCCCCTTGTAAAAATCAGAGTACTTTATTGCACCTACTTGATTGTGGTCCAGTTCGAATTGATTTAAATCCAAATCATCAGAGAAGTTTTCGCTTTCTACATCATCTGAGTTTTCTATAATTTGATCATTTTGCATAT encodes the following:
- a CDS encoding U3 small nucleolar ribonucleoprotein protein MPP10, putative; the protein is MDEVRIKKYTDLISSFEKKSKLELNSKKGNTEDKTNLLEMIEYFSNTLVKYFYNEKEMDDILISNSDLDYEQLWYFIECLIKEKNLENLSTFFNNFEKKIDKEIEDTRGKNGKKKNHKKKKKVTFLDHQIDQENQIDQAKNTKRRKVTKSKMAKESEEEEDGEKSEEKDKFFNYEEMQKFADMQNDQIIENSDDVESENFSDDLDLNQFELDHNQVGAIKYSDFYKGEEEEDEEEEDEEEEEEDEEEEEDEEEDEEEEDEEDEEDEEEEDEEDEEEEEDEEDEEGSVDMDMEMHAKAQNKSEKSKKLREDADKRLERNLEEMNEYTNKYFDTETNEFEKEKIEKEEIEKELVAKKHWSLTGEVTGQDRPKNSILALNVDIPKVNTHKNDTFLNKTVGKHFESDDDNDELNNKDRNLIDKKNILNEEIELVVKQRIKNFLFDDVEKKKIEDLEIFDNENNNNDNEVNFNNLNFSKSKLSLVDEYTKKYENEINNNMNGSSKNKEINLQKIELMNLFKKIMHSLDSLSNSYFIPKPVLLNGANDKIATLHIEENTPIILSEKNKKAPEENYAPGHVKMSNEMSKQERKSLRKLKKMKRKKKILSQFKQTQGSSTGGIAELQKRNNYLMDKNKKSKEEKINRAKYGVSSKDQLLQKKVKNKYDYNQGINNAMAYDAEKKK